GATTGTCGAATATCGCCTCCGGCGTGCCGGCTTCCACCACGCGCCCCTCGTCCATGAAGACAACCTGATCGGCGACCCGGCGGGCGAAGCCCATTTCATGCGTGACGACGACCATGGTCATGCCGCGCGTGCCGAGTTCGGCCATGAGGTTGAGCACGCCCTTGACCAATTCCGGATCGAGCGCACTCGTTACCTCATCGAAAAGGATGACTTCCGGTTCCATCGCAAGCGCACGGGCAATGGCGACGCGCTGCTGCTGCCCGCCGGAAAGACCGCCCGGACGGTGATGCTGGCGGCTCGCAAGACCAACATCGGCAAGCCTTGCCTTGGCAATGCGCTCGGCCTCGGCTGCCGGCAGGCCCTTGATCTTCGTCAGCGACAGCATGACGTTTTCCAGTGCCGTGTGATCCGGAAAGAGGTTGAAATGCTGGAAGACCATGCCGACCCGGCGGCGCAGCGTTTCCGGCTTCATGGCGAGAATGCTTTCACCATCGATGAGAATATCGCCGCTCTTCGGCTCGACCAGACGGTTGAGCCCACGCAACAGGGTCGACTTGCCGGAACCGGACGGGCCGATGATGCAGGTGACGCTGCCCGGTTTTACCGAAAGGTCGACCCCCTTCAGCACGTCGAGATCGCCATAGGCCATGCCGAGACGGCGCACATCGAGGCTGCCGCCCTTGAAAGAGACACCGGTGGCGCGGGCTGCACTATCGAGTTCACTAACCTCCTCCAACCCACTGGTGATGGTCGAGGGGCGCTGCTTGCCAATCCGCAGGCGATTGTCGATCGCATTGACGACATGGGTGAGCGGTACGGTGACGATGAGATAAAATACGCCCGCCAGCAGCAGCGGTGAAAGATTGCCCGTCACCACCGCCTGATCCTGCCCTACACGAAAGATCTCGCGCTCGGAGGCCAGAAGCCCAAGGAAATAGACAAGGCTTGAATCCTTGACGTTGCCGATGAACTGGTTGACGAGGGCCGGCAGCACGCGGCGCACGCCCTGCGGCACGACGATAAGGCGCATGCCCTGGCCGTAGCTCATCGACAGAGCCCGGCAGGCCTCCATCTGGCCACGGTCGACGCTCTGGATACCAGAGCGGAAAATTTCGCCAATATAGGCGCCGGCAATCAGGCTGAGCGCCAGAATGCCGAGCGGATAAGGCGACGGGCCGAAGAGTTCGCGGCCGATGCGGGCAAAGCCCTGACCGATCAGGAGGATTGTAACGATGGCCGGCAGGCCGCGGAAAATATCCGTATAGAGACGAGCGGGGATGCGCAGCCAGGGCGAGCGGGAAATGCCCATGATGGCGAGCATCATGCCGATGGCGACGCCAAGCACCGTCGAGGTCGCAGCCAGGATCAGCGTATTCTTCAGGCCAACCGTGATCATGGTCGGCAGCACTTCGGCCATGGCATTCCAGTCGAGGAAGCTACGGCGCAGGTTTTCAAGCCAGTTCATCAGGATATCCCTTGAAAGAAAGGCCGGTCCGACCGGTAAGGGCCGGACCGGAAGGCGGCATCACTGCTTGGGAAGATATGCCTGCGGCATCGGCGTGCCGGGGAACCATTTTTCGTGCAGCTTTTTCCAGGTGCCGTCCTGCATGGCCTCTTTCAGGCTCTTGTTGAGCGCCTCGCGCAATGCATCGTTACCCTTGCGGATGACGAAGCCGGCCGGTGCATCGAAGCTCGGAATATTGACTGCAACCTTCAGCGCCGGGTAACGGGCGGAATAGTCCTTTGCCGCCTCGAAATCGAGGAAATGGGCATCGACCGTGCCGTTGTTGAGGGCGGAAACGGCAGAGTTGTTGTCCGGGAACTTCACGAGATCGGTGCCGGCAAAGTTCTTTTCGGCATAGATTTCCTGCAGCGTGCCCTGCACGACGCCGAGACGCTTGCCCTTGAGGCCCGCTGCATCGGTGATGCCGGCCTCCGAAGTAAGGACGCTCAGGAAACCTGCGAGATAACCATCGGAGAAATCAACGGTCTCCTTGCGCTTGGCCGTCGTACCGATTGCGGCGGCTGCAACATCGAAACGGCCGTTGGCGACCGAGGGCATCAGGGCCGAGAATTCCTGACCGGTGAAGACCACCTGCTCCTTCTTGAAGCCAAGGCGTCCGGCGACATTGAGGAAAAGCTCGATGTCGAAACCGGTGAAGTTACCGTCAGCGGTGGTGAAGGCATAGGGCTTGGCATCGCCCATCGTACCGACACTGATGGTGGCGGGATCAATGAGGCCAAGCGGATTGTCGGCAAGCGCCGGCGTCGCCGCGACTGAGAGGACACCGAGCGTGACCGCGATGGCGGTGGCGCGGATTTTGGTAAAGGGGGAAGTGAAGGCTTCGGTAAATCGCATTGGTTTCGTCTCCTCTGGTGTCGTTGTCTGCGATGTATTCAAGGCGCACGGGTCCCATCCGGACGGCGGCATGACCTCACCTGCCCGGCCCATGCAGTTCGCATGTCGGAAGTCTTTTCTGCTATTGAGACCGGTCTCAATAATAA
The Agrobacterium tumefaciens genome window above contains:
- a CDS encoding amino acid ABC transporter permease/ATP-binding protein is translated as MNWLENLRRSFLDWNAMAEVLPTMITVGLKNTLILAATSTVLGVAIGMMLAIMGISRSPWLRIPARLYTDIFRGLPAIVTILLIGQGFARIGRELFGPSPYPLGILALSLIAGAYIGEIFRSGIQSVDRGQMEACRALSMSYGQGMRLIVVPQGVRRVLPALVNQFIGNVKDSSLVYFLGLLASEREIFRVGQDQAVVTGNLSPLLLAGVFYLIVTVPLTHVVNAIDNRLRIGKQRPSTITSGLEEVSELDSAARATGVSFKGGSLDVRRLGMAYGDLDVLKGVDLSVKPGSVTCIIGPSGSGKSTLLRGLNRLVEPKSGDILIDGESILAMKPETLRRRVGMVFQHFNLFPDHTALENVMLSLTKIKGLPAAEAERIAKARLADVGLASRQHHRPGGLSGGQQQRVAIARALAMEPEVILFDEVTSALDPELVKGVLNLMAELGTRGMTMVVVTHEMGFARRVADQVVFMDEGRVVEAGTPEAIFDNPQSPRLQRFLAEVL
- a CDS encoding amino acid ABC transporter substrate-binding protein produces the protein MRFTEAFTSPFTKIRATAIAVTLGVLSVAATPALADNPLGLIDPATISVGTMGDAKPYAFTTADGNFTGFDIELFLNVAGRLGFKKEQVVFTGQEFSALMPSVANGRFDVAAAAIGTTAKRKETVDFSDGYLAGFLSVLTSEAGITDAAGLKGKRLGVVQGTLQEIYAEKNFAGTDLVKFPDNNSAVSALNNGTVDAHFLDFEAAKDYSARYPALKVAVNIPSFDAPAGFVIRKGNDALREALNKSLKEAMQDGTWKKLHEKWFPGTPMPQAYLPKQ